A window of the Megalopta genalis isolate 19385.01 chromosome 2, iyMegGena1_principal, whole genome shotgun sequence genome harbors these coding sequences:
- the Ak1 gene encoding adenylate kinase 1: MKTIWIIGGPGCGKGTQCERIIGKYGFYHISSGDLLREEVSSGSPRGASLQELMSKGLFVPTDIVLDLIRERMEKVKAEGSTKSGFLIDGYPRELDQGILFEKNVCPVDLIIFFDVSSETMKTRLMGRAAVSQRADDNEETIKKRIEIFNVKNGEIVEHYKDKVVKIVAEGTIDSIFEQAVQALDPLVA; the protein is encoded by the exons ATGAAGACAATTTGGATAATTGGTGGCCCGGGATGCGGTAAAGGGACTCAATGTGAACGTATCATCGGAAAATATGGATTCTATCACATAAGCAGCGGTGATCTCTTGAGGGAAGAAGTTTCCAGTGGTAGTCCTAGAGGAGCTTCGCTTCAAGAATTAATGTCTAAAGGTCTATTTGTTCCCACG GACATTGTGCTGGACCTGATCAGAGAACGAATGGAAAAGGTTAAAGCGGAAGGATCTACGAAAAGTGGTTTCCTTATCGATGGGTATCCTCGTGAATTGGACCAAGGAATTCTCTTTGAGAAGAAT GTCTGTCCGGTtgatttaatcattttcttcgaCGTCTCGAGTGAAACCATGAAAACGAGGCTGATGGGTCGTGCAGCCGTCTCACAAAGAGCCGACGATAACGAGGAAACAATCAAGAAGAGGAtcgaaatatttaatgtcaagAACGGGGAGATTGTTGAACACTATAAGGATAAAGTTGTTAAA ATCGTAGCTGAAGGGACCATCGATTCCATATTCGAACAGGCGGTGCAAGCTCTTGACCCATTGGTAGCTTAG
- the LOC117225572 gene encoding uncharacterized protein LOC117225572 — protein sequence MNQLLILLSFSTVYLISNIILCNRCYRINLQPLPHYKLIKSNFRSNHLLLSRSVVRSVNECRQFALAKKALAFNYGLESNRNEWNLNTRNERRKGTIKVCEALQCPEVHNFTTLHRDKNYQYYSMYASYIPSGTNFTLTCVPKTGIFVISNNYLNYSQAEISCQKINSTLAHIISEERTEGLAKYISENTPTFVGLSSRDHEKIWKNQFDEPLSCFKYRAWGKGEPSHTRGCVTIMKSSESEHGPFWKVVPCDSLLHFICEISPMYQSLHN from the exons ATGAATCAATTGCTTATATTGCTTAGTTTTTCAACAGTATACTTGATATCGAACATAATTTTGTGTAACCGTTGCTATCGAATTAATTTACAACCTTTACCGCATTATAAACTAATCAAATCCAACTTTCGTTCAAATCATTTACTACTGTCGAGGTCAGTCGTGCGAAGTGTAAACGAGTGCAGACAGTTTGCCCTAGCCAAGAAAGCCCTGGCTTTTAATTACGGCTTGGAAAGTAATCGTAATG AATGGAATTTGAATACACGAAACGAGCGGCGTAAAGGTACGATTAAAGTTTGCGAAGCTCTTCAGTGTCCAGAAGTTCACAATTTTACTACTCTCCATAGAGACAAGAATTATCAATACTATAGCATGTACGCCAGCTATATTCCATCcg GCACGAACTTTACGCTGACTTGTGTTCCGAAGACAGGAATTTTCGTAATTtcgaacaattatttgaattatagcCAAGCAGAAATTTCTTGCCAGAAGATAAATTCTACACTTGCTCACATAATTAGTGAGGAGCGCACGGAAGGTCTGGCAAAGTATATTTCCGAAAATACGCCCACTTTCGTTGGACTCAGTAGCCGCGATCATGAGAAAATTTGGAAAAATCAATTTG atGAACCGCTCTCCTGTTTCAAATATCGAGCGTGGGGAAAGGGGGAACCGTCGCACACAAGAGGATGTGTTACCATTATGAAATCATCTGAATCAGAACATGGTCCCTTTTGGAAAGTTGTACCATGTGACAGTctattacattttatttgtgAAATTTCACCAATGTATCAATCTTTACATAATTGA
- the LOC117225422 gene encoding uncharacterized protein LOC117225422 isoform X1, which produces MEAIVEYNYEAQAPDELTIKRGDIIQEIKVIPGGWWKGTLRDKRGMFPDNFVKVLDPPSSRSTGEKVANNVTEEVTLRNGGSRKKFCKVLFDYEPCNKDELTLTPEDTIEFLGEEEKGWWRGRLKGKVGVFPSNFVTPPFYEDSDKCKDEDKKDYCKVLFSYEAASEDELTLMEGEIITLLSRDAPDKGWWIGKLKGKVGLFPDNFVEVITTTSELQDHEQKHDSKNNTKLSQPSTKSKKAHVRKSLDVENVHAVETTKKVISRRKSREESSGDIKTIGEHSIISNLKRLVGDVETNSGNGSTNTSLGEELDGVERGEGAPLLHLTASRAKAPRRRPPSSQRLLRRAAGPTPMTAVNEDNVANESIDTVLEQSREEEPEGLTAKARRKAPWAEELKWNRFDRWKVAYVDQVDKSKVKKKRNVMKTPTIEISRMTFLEAINNLEAELPDDSKSKDKNQKSDMSPHSEQTSPTSGNPAYVPYAVYNQLLERVATLEEKQAMMLQTMVKVLQQFVFLHFSNDSPTDQ; this is translated from the exons ATGGAAGCAATTGTTGAATACAACTACGAAGCCCAAGCGCCTGACGAGTTAACTATAAAAAGAGGAGACATTATCCAGGAGATCAAAGTGATTCCAGGTGGTTGGTGGAAAGGAACTCTGAGGGATAAACGTGGCATGTTTCCTGATAACTTCGTCAAG GTTTTAGATCCTCCATCAAGTAGAAGCACAGGAGAGAAAGTAGCAAATAATGTGACTGAAGAAGTTACATTGAGAAATGGAGGATCCagaaaaaaattttgtaaagtacTTTTCGATTATGAGCCATGTAACAAAGATGAACTAACATTGACACCTGAAGATACCATTGAATTTTTGGGTGAAGAAGAGAAAGGGTGGTGGAGAGGTAGACTTAAAGGCAAAGTTGGAGTTTTTCCTTCGAATTTTGTAACTCCTCCATTTTATGAAGATTCTGACAAATGCAAAGATGAAGACAAGAAAGATTACTGTAAAGTATTGTTTTCTTATGAAGCTGCTAGCGAAGATGAATTAACGTTAATGGAAGGAGAAATAATAACACTCTTGTCTAGAGATGCTCCTGATAAG GGTTGGTGGATAGGAAAACTGAAAGGTAAAGTGGGTTTATTTCCTGACAATTTTGTTGAAGTGATAACTACTACGTCAGAACTTCAAGACCATGAACAGAAACATGATTCCAAAAATAACACGAAACTTTCTCAACCATCGACGAAGAGTAAAAAGGCGCACGTTAGAAAAAGTTTAGATGTAGAAAATGTACATGCAG TAGAAACAACTAAGAAAGTCATATCAAGGAGGAAGTCTCGAGAAGAAAGTAGCGGAGATATAAAAACTATAGGGGAACATTCAATCATATCAAACTTGAAACGTCTCGTAGGTGACGTGGAAACCAATAGTGGTAATGGAAGTACCAATACTTCTTTGGGTGAGGAGTTAGATGGAGTAGAACGAGGAGAAGGGGCACCGCTTTTGCATTTAACAGCATCTCGAGCCAAAGCACCCCGACGACGTCCACCTTCTTCTCAACGTTTACTACGTCGAGCTGCTGGACCAACCCCTATGACAGCAGTTAAT gaGGATAACGTAGCAAATGAAAGTATAGACACCGTATTAGAGCAATCACGTGAAGAAGAACCTGAAGGATTAACGGCAAAAGCAAGGAGAAAAGCACCTTGG GCGGAGGAATTAAAATGGAATCGATTCGATAGATGGAAAGTTGCATACGTCGATCAAGTTGACAAATCTAAAGTTAAGAAAAAACGTAATGTCATGAA AACACCAACAATAGAAATTTCTAGAATGACATTCCTAGAAGCCATTAATAACTTAGAAGCTGAACTACCTGATGACAGTAAATCTAAAGACAAAAATCAGAAATCTGACATGTCTCCACATTCTGAGCAGACATCACCTACTTCTGGAAACCCTGCTTATGTTCCATATGCTGTGTACAATCAGTTGTTAGAAAGG GTTGCCACTTTAGAAGAGAAACAAGCAATGATGTTACAAACTATGGTAAAGGTATTGCAACAATTtgtatttcttcacttttcaaACGACAGTCCAACAGATCAATAG
- the CCT7 gene encoding chaperonin containing TCP1 subunit 7 → MQPQIILLKEGTDASQGKQQLISNINACQIVVDAVRTTLGPRGMDKLIVDQNGKATISNDGATILKLLEVVHPAAKTLVDIAKSQDAEVGDGTTSTVLLAGEFLKQMKPFIEEGVHPRIIIKSLRLALQKAVDVINAVSVKIDKSQKTKLTELLEECAATSMSSKLIHQQKEFFSRLVVKAVLMLDDLLPLNMIGIKKVSGGALEDSELIKGVAFKKTFSYAGFEMQPKKYKDCKIALLNIELELKAERDNAEIRVDNVVEYQKIVDAEWQILYNKLDKIHKSGAQVVLSKLPIGDVATQYFADRDMFCAGRVPEEDLKRTMKACGGCILTTVHDIKDSDLGKCEMFEEKQIGGERFNLFYEGVRTKTCTFILRGGAEQFLEETERSLHDAIMVVRRMVKTNACVAGGGAIEMKLSKTLRDHSRVIAGKEQLLIAAIARALEVIPRQLCDNAGFDATNILNKLRQKQHKGMYTYGVDINTEDIGDNMAAYVWEPAVVKINALTAATEAACLILSVDETIKSPKSSQDSQPQMGRGLGRPM, encoded by the exons ATG CAACCTCAAATAATATTACTCAAAGAGGGAACAGATGCTTCACAAGGAAAGCAGCAATTAATATCAAACATAAATGCATGTCAAATAGTAGTGGATGCTGTGAGGACCACTCTAGGTCCTCGAGGAATGGACAAACTTATTGTGGACCAAAATGGAAAAGCCACTATTTCAAATGATGGTGCAACCATCTTGAAACTACTAGAAGTTGTTCATCCTGCAGCTAAGACCCTTGTGGATATTGCTAAATCTCAAGATGCAGAA GTTGGTGATGGTACTACAAGTACTGTCTTATTAGCTGGAGAATTTTTGAAGCAAATGAAACCTTTTATTGAGGAAGGGGTACATCCCCGTATTATCATTAAATCTCTTCGTCTTGCACTTCAAAAAGCTGTGGATGTAATAAATGCTGTTAGCGTGAAAATTGATAAATCTCAGAAAACAAAACTTACAGAACTTTTAGAAGAATGCGCAGCTACATCTATGAGTTCTAAGTTAATTCATCAACAAAAAGAATTTTTCAGCCGTTTAGTTGTGAAAGCTGTTTTGATGCTTGATGATTTGTTACCCCTTAATATGATTGGTATTAAAAAG GTGTCTGGTGGAGCTTTAGAAGATTCAGAATTAATTAAAGGCGTTGCTTTTAAAAAAACATTTTCATATGCTGGATTCGAAATGCAACCTAAAAAATATAAGGATTGTAAAATTGCTTTGTTGAATATAGAATTAGAACTAAAAGCAGAGAGAGACAATGCCGAAATACGAGTAGATAATGTTGTTGAATATCAAAAGATAGTTGACGCTGAATGGCAGattttatataacaaattaGATAAGATTCACAAGAGTGGAGCCCAAGTTGTATTATCAAAATTACCTATTGGTGATGTTGCTACACAATATTTCGCAGATAGAGATATGTTCTGTGCTGGTAGAGTTCCTGAAGAAGACTTGAAACGAACAATGAAGGCTTGTGGTGGCTGTATCTTGACTACAGTACATGATATTAAAGATTCAGATTTGGGAAAGTGTGAGATGTTCGAAGAAAAGCAAATTGGTGGAGAGAG ATTCAATTTGTTTTATGAAGGAGTGCGTACAAAGACATGTACATTTATACTGCGTGGAGGAGCAGAACAATTCTTAGAAGAAACTGAAAGATCTTTACATGACGCCATAATGGTTGTAAGGCGCATGGTCAAAACTAATGCCTGCGTAGCAGGTGGTGGCGCCattgaaatgaaattatcaAAAACTTTGAGAGATCACTCTCGTGTTATAGCAGGCAAAGAACAACTGTTAATTGCGGCAATAGCTCGTGCGTTAGAAGTTATACCAAG ACAATTATGCGATAATGCCGGATTCGATGcaacaaatattttaaacaaattaaGGCAGAAACAACACAAAGGGATGTACACCTATGGCGTTGACATCAACACTGAAGATATTGGAGATAATATGGCAGCTTATGTATGGGAACCTGCTGTTGTAAAAATTAATGCTCTCACTGCCGCGACTGAAGCAGCTTGCCTGATTTTATCAGTTGATGAAACTATTAAGAGTCCTAAAAGCAGTCAGGATTCGCAACCTCAGATGGGTCGTGGTTTAGGACGACCCATGTAA
- the LOC117225422 gene encoding uncharacterized protein LOC117225422 isoform X3: MEAIVEYNYEAQAPDELTIKRGDIIQEIKVIPGGWWKGTLRDKRGMFPDNFVKVLDPPSSRSTGEKVANNVTEEVTLRNGGSRKKFCKVLFDYEPCNKDELTLTPEDTIEFLGEEEKGWWRGRLKGKVGVFPSNFVTPPFYEDSDKCKDEDKKDYCKVLFSYEAASEDELTLMEGEIITLLSRDAPDKGWWIGKLKGKVGLFPDNFVEVITTTSELQDHEQKHDSKNNTKLSQPSTKSKKAHVRKSLDVENVHAGDVETNSGNGSTNTSLGEELDGVERGEGAPLLHLTASRAKAPRRRPPSSQRLLRRAAGPTPMTAVNEDNVANESIDTVLEQSREEEPEGLTAKARRKAPWAEELKWNRFDRWKVAYVDQVDKSKVKKKRNVMKTPTIEISRMTFLEAINNLEAELPDDSKSKDKNQKSDMSPHSEQTSPTSGNPAYVPYAVYNQLLERVATLEEKQAMMLQTMVKVLQQFVFLHFSNDSPTDQ, from the exons ATGGAAGCAATTGTTGAATACAACTACGAAGCCCAAGCGCCTGACGAGTTAACTATAAAAAGAGGAGACATTATCCAGGAGATCAAAGTGATTCCAGGTGGTTGGTGGAAAGGAACTCTGAGGGATAAACGTGGCATGTTTCCTGATAACTTCGTCAAG GTTTTAGATCCTCCATCAAGTAGAAGCACAGGAGAGAAAGTAGCAAATAATGTGACTGAAGAAGTTACATTGAGAAATGGAGGATCCagaaaaaaattttgtaaagtacTTTTCGATTATGAGCCATGTAACAAAGATGAACTAACATTGACACCTGAAGATACCATTGAATTTTTGGGTGAAGAAGAGAAAGGGTGGTGGAGAGGTAGACTTAAAGGCAAAGTTGGAGTTTTTCCTTCGAATTTTGTAACTCCTCCATTTTATGAAGATTCTGACAAATGCAAAGATGAAGACAAGAAAGATTACTGTAAAGTATTGTTTTCTTATGAAGCTGCTAGCGAAGATGAATTAACGTTAATGGAAGGAGAAATAATAACACTCTTGTCTAGAGATGCTCCTGATAAG GGTTGGTGGATAGGAAAACTGAAAGGTAAAGTGGGTTTATTTCCTGACAATTTTGTTGAAGTGATAACTACTACGTCAGAACTTCAAGACCATGAACAGAAACATGATTCCAAAAATAACACGAAACTTTCTCAACCATCGACGAAGAGTAAAAAGGCGCACGTTAGAAAAAGTTTAGATGTAGAAAATGTACATGCAG GTGACGTGGAAACCAATAGTGGTAATGGAAGTACCAATACTTCTTTGGGTGAGGAGTTAGATGGAGTAGAACGAGGAGAAGGGGCACCGCTTTTGCATTTAACAGCATCTCGAGCCAAAGCACCCCGACGACGTCCACCTTCTTCTCAACGTTTACTACGTCGAGCTGCTGGACCAACCCCTATGACAGCAGTTAAT gaGGATAACGTAGCAAATGAAAGTATAGACACCGTATTAGAGCAATCACGTGAAGAAGAACCTGAAGGATTAACGGCAAAAGCAAGGAGAAAAGCACCTTGG GCGGAGGAATTAAAATGGAATCGATTCGATAGATGGAAAGTTGCATACGTCGATCAAGTTGACAAATCTAAAGTTAAGAAAAAACGTAATGTCATGAA AACACCAACAATAGAAATTTCTAGAATGACATTCCTAGAAGCCATTAATAACTTAGAAGCTGAACTACCTGATGACAGTAAATCTAAAGACAAAAATCAGAAATCTGACATGTCTCCACATTCTGAGCAGACATCACCTACTTCTGGAAACCCTGCTTATGTTCCATATGCTGTGTACAATCAGTTGTTAGAAAGG GTTGCCACTTTAGAAGAGAAACAAGCAATGATGTTACAAACTATGGTAAAGGTATTGCAACAATTtgtatttcttcacttttcaaACGACAGTCCAACAGATCAATAG
- the LOC117225422 gene encoding uncharacterized protein LOC117225422 isoform X2, which translates to MEAIVEYNYEAQAPDELTIKRGDIIQEIKVIPGGWWKGTLRDKRGMFPDNFVKVLDPPSSRSTGEKVANNVTEEVTLRNGGSRKKFCKVLFDYEPCNKDELTLTPEDTIEFLGEEEKGWWRGRLKGKVGVFPSNFVTPPFYEDSDKCKDEDKKDYCKVLFSYEAASEDELTLMEGEIITLLSRDAPDKGWWIGKLKGKVGLFPDNFVEVITTTSELQDHEQKHDSKNNTKLSQPSTKSKKAHVRKSLDVENVHAETTKKVISRRKSREESSGDIKTIGEHSIISNLKRLVGDVETNSGNGSTNTSLGEELDGVERGEGAPLLHLTASRAKAPRRRPPSSQRLLRRAAGPTPMTAVNEDNVANESIDTVLEQSREEEPEGLTAKARRKAPWAEELKWNRFDRWKVAYVDQVDKSKVKKKRNVMKTPTIEISRMTFLEAINNLEAELPDDSKSKDKNQKSDMSPHSEQTSPTSGNPAYVPYAVYNQLLERVATLEEKQAMMLQTMVKVLQQFVFLHFSNDSPTDQ; encoded by the exons ATGGAAGCAATTGTTGAATACAACTACGAAGCCCAAGCGCCTGACGAGTTAACTATAAAAAGAGGAGACATTATCCAGGAGATCAAAGTGATTCCAGGTGGTTGGTGGAAAGGAACTCTGAGGGATAAACGTGGCATGTTTCCTGATAACTTCGTCAAG GTTTTAGATCCTCCATCAAGTAGAAGCACAGGAGAGAAAGTAGCAAATAATGTGACTGAAGAAGTTACATTGAGAAATGGAGGATCCagaaaaaaattttgtaaagtacTTTTCGATTATGAGCCATGTAACAAAGATGAACTAACATTGACACCTGAAGATACCATTGAATTTTTGGGTGAAGAAGAGAAAGGGTGGTGGAGAGGTAGACTTAAAGGCAAAGTTGGAGTTTTTCCTTCGAATTTTGTAACTCCTCCATTTTATGAAGATTCTGACAAATGCAAAGATGAAGACAAGAAAGATTACTGTAAAGTATTGTTTTCTTATGAAGCTGCTAGCGAAGATGAATTAACGTTAATGGAAGGAGAAATAATAACACTCTTGTCTAGAGATGCTCCTGATAAG GGTTGGTGGATAGGAAAACTGAAAGGTAAAGTGGGTTTATTTCCTGACAATTTTGTTGAAGTGATAACTACTACGTCAGAACTTCAAGACCATGAACAGAAACATGATTCCAAAAATAACACGAAACTTTCTCAACCATCGACGAAGAGTAAAAAGGCGCACGTTAGAAAAAGTTTAGATGTAGAAAATGTACATGCAG AAACAACTAAGAAAGTCATATCAAGGAGGAAGTCTCGAGAAGAAAGTAGCGGAGATATAAAAACTATAGGGGAACATTCAATCATATCAAACTTGAAACGTCTCGTAGGTGACGTGGAAACCAATAGTGGTAATGGAAGTACCAATACTTCTTTGGGTGAGGAGTTAGATGGAGTAGAACGAGGAGAAGGGGCACCGCTTTTGCATTTAACAGCATCTCGAGCCAAAGCACCCCGACGACGTCCACCTTCTTCTCAACGTTTACTACGTCGAGCTGCTGGACCAACCCCTATGACAGCAGTTAAT gaGGATAACGTAGCAAATGAAAGTATAGACACCGTATTAGAGCAATCACGTGAAGAAGAACCTGAAGGATTAACGGCAAAAGCAAGGAGAAAAGCACCTTGG GCGGAGGAATTAAAATGGAATCGATTCGATAGATGGAAAGTTGCATACGTCGATCAAGTTGACAAATCTAAAGTTAAGAAAAAACGTAATGTCATGAA AACACCAACAATAGAAATTTCTAGAATGACATTCCTAGAAGCCATTAATAACTTAGAAGCTGAACTACCTGATGACAGTAAATCTAAAGACAAAAATCAGAAATCTGACATGTCTCCACATTCTGAGCAGACATCACCTACTTCTGGAAACCCTGCTTATGTTCCATATGCTGTGTACAATCAGTTGTTAGAAAGG GTTGCCACTTTAGAAGAGAAACAAGCAATGATGTTACAAACTATGGTAAAGGTATTGCAACAATTtgtatttcttcacttttcaaACGACAGTCCAACAGATCAATAG